Below is a genomic region from Amphiura filiformis chromosome 19, Afil_fr2py, whole genome shotgun sequence.
TTGCATTACTAGGTTTAAATAGCGTTTTTAAACTAAAACAATAAATGAGTCTCAGTTGACATAATGATTTTGTTCCTTTAAGCATTGCTTCAAAATATTCATTTCAATTTTCGCGATCAAATCATGACTTCCATTCAATATGTCTTCAACCTTGTTGTCACTTCTCCAATGTTTTGACATTTTCCGACTCATGAGCAGGCTGAAAATAGATAACAAAATAGTAGAATGGCGTTTCTGTTAAGCATGACAATGATATTACGGGAActgattgatattattattattatttgtattccAAGGCAAGGCAGATAATCAGTGAAGACGTAAATGCAGAAAACACAAGAGAGTGGAGAGTgatgggagagagagagaggggaggaaGGGGTGTGCGAGGAAGAGAGAGGGGAAGGGTGGAAGATATgtgggaagagagagagagagaggcggGAGAGGCGAGAGAAAACACAGGTGAAAATCATAATGTATGATATCGTTAatcgtaattttgttatttttatcaagAGTTATTACATACTATTAGTAACAACATTTAAGGAGGTTTTCGATCATTTTAAGTcgtaataatgaggtaaaatgaaacaCAATCACTTAGCCGTGGAACTATGGGGGGAATTGGCCAATAACACTACGGATCAGGCTATAGTTTTTCACAGGGTATTTAAGTACATCATTGGTTACAATGTTGCAAACAGtagaaatttgaaagaaaattgtagGCGTCCTTGTGAGCAaatcacataattattattgACAGAGGTAAAGAGAGAATGGCGAGAGTGGCAAAtagagagagacagacagacaggcagacacagacacacacacagggAATAATTTAATATTACCTGAACTTCTACTTGGGTATGGACATGGACATGCACTTGGACCTGAGTTCTAGTAGATTGTCTCATTTCATATCCAGTATCTTCGGTTGATGCATCGTTTCCTACTCTATTAGCATTTCTCTTACGCTCCCACGTCAACAAAACTGCTTCACGCACCTTTTATAAGTTTATAATTGGGAAATAAATGATTCATATCATCGTATTACAATTTTAGttttacaattttaatttgtaagGGGATTGTTTTTGTAAAGATGAGTTGTGCAGCTATTTCTTCTAGTGTAATATATTAGCAAAATCCTTTCAACGTGTATTTTATTGAAGCTTAACTATTTGTTCAACGTAAAATTTTCATTAATCTGATTTGGTTTTTAATGTTTCTTTTACCTCCGTGTTAAGAATACAGCAGACGAAAACAAACCAAACTCCCTGAGgaaattgacaaaatatatgaataaataaatcatCTTAGTAGTTGCTTTTATCAAATCTAAGTTGCTTCATCTTCTTATGTCGCAACATGTTTTTAACACGTACGTGTGGAACGGAAAAAGAACGGATTAGCTTGAAAGCCATTTGGGGAATAATTGCTGCATTATTATAGCAGGTTTGACGCTACTTCGACATTTGTTGTGACAGCCAACTTACGCCCATGCACAATTTTCTTTAACAGATATTTCTGTATAATACATATCTGTGTCTAACCAATGGCAAAGAAAAGGTGGAATGTATATTATGTATTGTTTTTATAACTATGGGCTCTTGTATtcgtattgtatttatttatgtcttGTACACATCTTAATGGTCGTGTGCAGAAATTTCGATATTTATAAGAGTACAGTTTTTAAATCAAAGTACCAGCCAATTTAGcgcccaatatttttcttaaccaaaGATATTACAAAGGCTATGCGATTGATACTTAAGGTGTTGGCTAACCACGTCATATGGATATATGCagatgtttgttttttgatcagaCATTATCTTATGATGTGAATATTAATGCATAGAGTTTATGATGAGGTTTGCTTGCTAAGGTTGGTCGTAAAGGTGGACCTAAACCTCCATTTTGTCAATAATTCTCCCACTTTTGAACCCTTTTCACAGACTGGACCTTTGTGAGTTTGTTTGGGGAGTGAGTACATGCTGGTAAACGTAAGTTCTTTTAGCATTAGACATACCTCAACACTGTTCAATATTGTAAACAAATACGCAAAGATGATCGAATAGTTTGCCAACAGACCAAATATCCAAGTTATTCCCAACATCGGAAACAGCATGAAAGCGGTTTTCAGCCCAGATCTATATGACATAGAAATAACAtatattcaatcaatcaatcaatcaatcaatcaatcagtcaatcaagcGAGCAcgcaatgaataaatgaatgtattaatcaatcaatcaatcaacaattGCAttttgtttcaattacttatgtTTCCCTGTATATTAAGAAATCATTACACACATACCTAATTTTTGCTATATTGGCATTTTCTGAGTCCAAGTTAGACAAAGTTATTATCGTCTTCATCACAATAGCAAGTACTATAATGTTCAACTGAAAATGAAACATAGTTCTTTCAATAAGcaataaacaaaaaaatagtCAACAACAATCTAATAATACTATAGCCAACAACAATGAATGAAACAAGGAAACAATAACCACTAACATAAATCATTCAAGCAAAGCGAACAATCAGTCAATAAAGAAAATAAAGGGGGTTTCTATTTCTCTTATTTGGATAGAATAGGATAGGGTACGAAGCTTTATTTCACCACTGAGGCCCAAAGCGACAACGTTAAATGCTGAGCCATGTTATTTGACACCTGATGAAACTGCTCGATCGCATTGCAATTGCTGAAATTGAAATTATTGATCGACATGAAACATCGTTTGAAAATCCAGCAAAAGACATCGCCATTTGGATAGCATCATAAATAAAAGGTCATACAAAACATCATTTCCGGGTTGTTCGTGCACATATTATCATGTTTGTAACTAAATAGCGGCTTCATTCCGTTTGGCTCATGAACTTTTGTTATCTATTATGTTTCAATTTAGGTATTATTTGCACAAAGGGACCTATATGATATACGACGTTACTAAGATTTCACTACATTTGTAAGTACCGATTTGTATTACATACAGCTTTCGTTACAGAAAGATACAACCAAAGCAAAACACAGAACGAACGAACACATAAGCAAACAGACCCTGCAAACAATGTAAGTTTAGGGAAGCTAATAAAGGTTTTGAGATAAAACGAGCTGTCTGTCATTACAAGGCTTTTATCATGGTATAGCCGATTCCAGAATCATGTATTCCTACGCCTCAATGAGAGACGGGATCCATCCCACatgaaatgtgaaataatgtaggCTTGGCGGTGATTTTAAACtgattccatcacccgtgttagaCAAAAAAGAATGCTGAAAGTTTACAAcgcaatcttacaggtgcgagtgaacagCATGATATgacatagaattacgatccagttctttatccctgttctttgacatataATGTTTATAtgtttcaatgcagaggtaccccGTGAaagtactagtgcagtgcgatatattcatttgttttaacatactgctatggtagttaatcttgttacatcaccacttctacggcgaatagtacCCTGTTTTTGTTAGTAGAATGGAAACCACTACTTTCCAGTATTCTCTACATACCGTTATAATCAATATCACGGGTCCAACAAACGCCCAGCTGAATCCATCGTCGGTAGACAGCCAACAGCTTAGCAGATATATAAAGACACAGAATATGAGCGAAATACTtttaaaagtttaacaaacttgATAGACAAATGTTGATAGTTCTTACTGTTTTGACTAATACCAACAAAATTTGTTAATCAAACAAAGTTGTAACGAGGCGAACACTGATGGAATATTTGATATTTCATGTTTAGGTTCAAGAGTAATATGTTTCTTTCTTGAACTCTTTTAACATATTCTTACCTTCCATTTTGTCCATAATGAGTGTGTCGAATACCAGCAGAAATACAGACTATTGGCAGCGGTACAACTGTTATTGGGTTGAAACAATATGAAGCATATTGATGTTTTTACCAGTGTCGTTAATAACGACTCGTTATTAAGTATCGATTTTATTTCAATACTTAGTCTTATATTACCTTACAAAAACACCATTGGCACCGTCACAAATTTGTTTTTCCAGACACATCGTTAGAGCTTAAAATACCCCCAAGAGCTCAATTTTCTTGCGTGGCTCTCACTTTCACAGGCAACAAGGAACCGAAATCGAAATGAAATAAGGAAATGCATTAATATACTACTTCTTTTTTTTAACTTCCTGTTCGTCATGTTCTTGCTCTTGTTGTTCTTTAACTTTATGTTCTTTTCACTTCCTCTTCGtctttatttttcattattgTCATAATTGTCGTTGTCACCATCACAatcgtcgtcatcgtcaccatcgccatcatcatcatcatcatcatcatcattaataatACCAAAAGGGCTAGGCGTTTCAGTTTCGTATATAAAAAACCCAAAGGGATACGGGTGTTGACAAAGAGGTGGAATAAACCAGAGACTTGATGAAAGAACTGATTacgaaaaataatcaaataaatttctACATAAACAATTAATTTAGGTTTTGATTCCCTCTCTCAGATTCAGGATTCAGGTATACATTTAATCATTAACCAATAAATCTCTAACAATTACCCCATCCAACGATTATGTAGAGCCATTTCAAATTTCGCTCGTTACCATACACGATGACAATTAGGCGATACAGGTGGATTCCTTCAACCAACATCCAACAAAATGTTGCCAAGTAAGCGTAATGAAGCAAAATGGCTATGGTCTTACAAAAAACCTGCAATACAATTGAAAGGACTAGTTTGcttgcatgaaagttcatctgtgttggtagacttcataattgtCTATAAacctatgatctcaacacaaaattaagacgaaCCTCAATTTTTTGCCACagctttgaccttcatctggagtcTGGCAACCCATGTTCTTTTTGAACACTCGACCCCTAAACTCTTGGTAACAACCATTACTCAACCGACAGTGTGCGATCAATTTTTGGGGTCTAGCGTCCAAAATGTCAATGATCCCGAATTTGAGTTGCCAGattccagatgaaggtcaaatttgtaaaaaaaaaaaaaaataaaaaaagaggccTAGATCAAAGAATGAAGTAACAAATCAACGACTATTAAGTCAGGATAGTGGCGTTTCCAAGGTATGTGATATCATTGATATTTTCggtaagcctttgcgagtacacctgagatggcgcacattgttactgcgcacttcacggctttgaaatgcgcaATAGCGATGTTCACTAAACAATGTGCGCATCAGCgtgaagtcaaatgacgacatctcaggagTACTTGCAAAGGCTATATAAAAAAATCCATTTCCCCATCATATCCCTCCCTTCGGGATGCTTGGCCGCCGAAATATTTTAGATTAATAGGCATGTTTTGCCCATAATAATTGTTGTCAAATATCCCTCCCCGACATCCACCTCCTCACTTGAAATAACATAAGAAATAGTAATGACATAAGGGCATCTGTAAACTGTCTGTGTAATGCGATACATATGTATAATTGGTTACAGTCTAGATAACATCCCGTTGCAATACATTGACCTATAAAATCAATCTCATACGCATTGGGTAACAAAAACGGTATTTTCCTCGTAGGCAGCTTTTAATGCTTAATGGAATCACAATAAAGGTATGCCGattccattttttaaatttaaatcatgtTACCACGAGAATGTAAATAATTCAATCAGCAGGAGTGGGGTCTCTTATCTTAAAAATTTAGGTTCATAAGTTATGTCGATCTCCTCACCGCATTTTTCTGTACATTATTACTCAGAAGAAACATCGATATGGCAAACAACATAGCGATCATTAGGTGGCAGTGTACAACGTTGCGTTCATTTGATAACACTGCATGtctgtaaaaaaataatacaccAATGTATTAAAGAGGTCAAATCTATACGATGAATATCAACACACTTTTATACTGTCCACGCCCATATATCACTTGCTATTATTTTGACTATAGAGGTCGCTTCTCGCGCTCGCCACCTCGGTTTATAGCATTCTGGAATATCACTAAATATTATAGtcgggtgtgtgggggtgtgtgtgtagcgGGTATGAATGATCCCAGACCCATCTTCTTACCCACATGTATTTGACATTTAAACCTCTTTTTTGCTTCATTATGCCAAAGATAGTCAGATTGACTTTACAAGTATATTAGTCCAGTCAAAAAAACTTGTTTATAGTTTCGTacctgaaaattgcaaaaataagaAGTCCGGATATTAGTGCAAATATGGAGAATGAACATCCAATTATGGTCAGTATCTCAAGTGTTTTGGCGTGTACTTTGCCCGTTGTGCTTGGCTGCAAAAGAGGATTCCATGGTAAGTTTAGAGGTTGTTCGACAACAAATTATTTCAAAAGTTTTGCTATTACAACTTATTCgtttttagggattcaatcatgtttcacggttgtccatcaccgattaacaacgatgcgtccgcgtcgtctgagtggtttacttcgcgagggctgcccgagcgaagtaaaccacgcagacgcgccggacgcgagttgttaataggtgatgaacaacggtgaaacatgattgaatccctttcaacaacgaaacaagctaaatatGTCTAATTCGCATGATTcattcattcggaatgtccatttgccattgccactcaaccttacaagaagatcgcggtatttctctgttgatatcagcaataaaactaactatattgatctgctaccgccaacataagagagttcatgtttacgcacacgttccaggcatgacgaattttacgcgctcatgcgtaacgcgtacgcgtaaccttgcgttcgcgtgtacgctactgaactgtggattcatcacggattaacaacgcttggctcctgtacaaaggtataggaagagttgttgaaaaaaatattaacacctcgttttattctttttactttttaaaccatttactgatatacgcattgggctattccatttaaattagTAATCACTACCCCCGaggacgattttggaaatatgttgaatttcaaatggaatgaacatatttcatacaccctctgagaaagattcaacctaaatcttccactAAGGgcgggtgagtttcaaatggagctgctaaagtGTTCATGCTAATTAAAATTaatactccacctgtggaaggtatttccaaaatattccaaaggggtagtgt
It encodes:
- the LOC140140281 gene encoding adhesion G-protein coupled receptor D1-like, with the translated sequence MVTLKESDAFVPQCMYWDHSNRSSWSDYGCQRVVNDEKSHATCNCNHTTNYAVLMQIKPGPPSTTGKVHAKTLEILTIIGCSFSIFALISGLLIFAIFRHAVLSNERNVVHCHLMIAMLFAISMFLLSNNVQKNAVFCKTIAILLHYAYLATFCWMLVEGIHLYRLIVIVYGNERNLKWLYIIVGWVVPLPIVCISAGIRHTHYGQNGSCWLSTDDGFSWAFVGPVILIITLNIIVLAIVMKTIITLSNLDSENANIAKIRSGLKTAFMLFPMLGITWIFGLLANYSIIFAYLFTILNSVEGVWFVFVCCILNTEVREAVLLTWERKRNANRVGNDASTEDTGYEMRQSTRTQVQVHVHVHTQVEVQPAHESENVKTLEK